The Chengkuizengella sediminis genome segment GTTTGTTCACTGTATAGAAACCGATCGCTAGATTTTTGTGACACTATATGAAATACTTTTGAAAAAAATCTAGTTCAATTTATCTTTGAAAAGGAAAAATAACGATATTAGTAAGACAACCATATCATAACTTATTCTATTATGAATGATAAATGGTAATATGAGTGAAAAATGACTAGGGTTTAAACTCCCTAGTCATTTCAAAAAATAATGTTATCGTTATTTTTAATATTTGTTTGATTATACCCATACTTTTAAAATCATTATGGGTGCTTTGTTTGATTAACTAAATCTGAGATTTCAGATATAATCATCCCATCTATATCAAGACCTAGTTCTTTTGATTCAGTTAAGATTCTATCAGCTTGTAAAACATCGTTACCAAAAAACTGTACTGCTACCGATCGGGCTGGTGTAGTCACCTTAATATTAGTTTTTAAATCATCTTTATTGTAGTATGGAATGTCTATACTCCCATTAACAAGGAATTCATACATTTCTATTTTTATTTCTTCATCCGTTTTATTTGTTAAATCTATCCCTATATTGTGATAAATTTCAGGATCAAGTTGGTAAGCTTTCTTCAAGTTTTGAATCCCATTTTCAATAGCTTCATTCACAGTGCGTTCTAATTTCTCACTAAAATCTTTCCTTAACTCTGACTCGGTCTCTCCTTCTAACTCCATACCAATGCTCTCCGCTTCAAAATTAATCAATGAAACCATTCTGTCTTCTTCAACAGCTTTACGAATCTCTGCTTCAGATTTACCTTTGATATCTATCCCTCTGATCAGCGCATCGTCATATAATGTAAAGTCATCCTCATTGTATGGAATATTCATACCACCATAGCTTGCAATGATTCGTTTATATTCTTCTACACTAATTGGATTATCTTTTGCATCGTATATTTGACCCGCTTCAAAATAAACGATAAGATTACCTGCTACATCCCGTATCACTTTTGACTCCGTATCATACTCAAGGGTGTAATTGAATATGTTCTCTTGTACATATGAGAAAAAGGCTTTTGCTCCTGAATTGATTTGAGGAATAGCTAACATGCTTGCAGCAATAACAATGAAAGAAGCAGCCACTACCCATTTTTTATAAAAAGCGGTTGATTTTCTTTCCCTTTTCGCAACATAGTTTTCTACATGAACAATGTTCTCCTGTTTTGATATTTGTGATTGTTCAGCTAATTTCTCTTCAAAACGATTCCATGCCGCATCAATTTCTTCTTCTTCAAATTTAATTTGAGATGTATTCTTCTCTATGTTTTCCTCCATCCATTCATTAAAAGTATGCAATTCATCTAACTCACGTTTACATCTCTCACAAGTGTTTAAATGTTGTTCAAACTCTTCACTTTGTTCCCCATTTAATTCGTTGTCTAAATAGGACTGTAAAAATTGCTCGTTGCAACATTCCATCATTCTCCCCCCCTTTTTTGCTCATATAAATCACTAAATTTATTTCTTGCTCTTGAGAGAAGCTTCCCTATAGAAGTCTGAGTAATACCTAGCGTATGAGCAACCTCTTTGTAGCTAAAACCAGAGTATTTCATTAATAATAAATTTCGTTCTCGATCATCCATCGTTTCAAGAATAGCTTGTACATTGGATACTTCATCCTTATGCAGAAATTGATCTTCTGAGGAAGCGATCGTTTCCTGTATACTCGTTGATTCTTTTTTGATTCGTTCCGACTCTCTCTTCTCCGAGCGAATATGATTGTATGATGCATAGGCTGCTGATTTTCTTAACCATGCAGGTATATTCTCTATTTCATTCCAATTGGTGTTATATAATTGCATAAACACATCCTGAGCAAGGTCTTCAGCGATGGCTCGATCACTTAAAATTTGATTAATTTTATTTACAACCAGAGAATAGTTGGCTTTAAATATTTGCTTAAACTGTTGTTCCGTTGTCACTTTTTCCACCTTTTCTTTAGTTGAATTATAAATCAATAAGTAATGATTCCTTTCAATAAAGGATATCCTCCACTATAACTATTTACTCAGTCATCATAAAGAAACCGTCATAGAAAGATTTGTGACAATAAATTAAAGAGAAACTATTTCCAATAAATCTGTCTAAATGTCTATTTTCGCCCGAAAAGCAGCAAGTACCTATACAAATAAACAACCAAGAACAACGTTATAAACCTAAAAGAGATCATAAAATCATACTGAATAACAAATTTAAGGGTTGTATGCATGTAAAAGTAAAAAAGTGCTAAGATAAAATGATATTTCTATAAAATAATTAAAGCGGGGACTATTACAGTCACCGCTTTATCATAATATAAACATCCTATTTTTTTAATACCAAGAACTCCTATCAGTGACCATTTAAAGCTGTCATCGAAGCCTCTCCATTAATGCTCATCCTCATACTCTTCCCCTTTAGAACCACTCAAAGGAAGCGTATCCCAAAAAGAAGTATCCACGGTTTCGATGGAATCATCTACAAATGATTCAAGTACCGCTTTCATTGCCGTCACACCTTGTTGAATGAGATACCCATTACTTTTTTGACCTAAAACATATGGTTCATAATAGTGATCTGCCATCCCTCTCATTTCAAATAGTAGTGTCGCAATCCCATATTCCAAAGCAAGACCGTTACGACTGATCGTTGGTGCGGTTCCTCCACGATACTTAGATAATAAACCATATCCTTTTGCATCAACCGCATTATACACTATTGCTCCTAATTGTTTGGAACGTTCTCTCACTTCAGAATCCACACCTTCATTCGTAGGGTATAAAATCGATCCAGAAACATATTCATCTGTATCTCCTAGTGTCGTTTGTGTACCTTGATGATGGAAATCAATCATATAGTCTGGTTCATACTTTTGAATCACATTTTCATGAAGTGCTTTAGTCTCTAGTTGATTTCGATTTACATGATCTCTATTTAAGTCAAATCCATCTGCGTTATAACGTGTATGTGTTCCTGATACGTAATCCTCTAATGAAAAATTCACATCTCCTTCTGCACCATCCACATTTAAGCGAGGTGCAATTAAAATATTTACATTTTCTAAAATAGTTTTTACTTCTTTACTGTTATTTGTTAAATATTTAATGACTTCAAGTGCTGATTCTGTTGTAAGTGCTTCATTTCCATGCTGTTGTGTGAGGAATAAAACTGTAGGATTCTCCTCATTCTCTCCAAATTTAGCTAAATATAAATCCCTCCCTTTTATCGATTGACCGTATACTTCAAGGATCATCTCATCAGACCTTTTTTCCACTTTTTCAAGGAAATCTACCATTTCATCATAAGAGTGAAGACGTTCATTTTGGATTGTTTCATTTCCATTATAGTTAGGACCCTCTCCTACTGCTTGTGCTAATTGACCTGTTCCAAAAAATGAACCTATTAATACTAAACATAACATCAAAATCATACTATTCTTTTTCATAACAATCCCTCCTAAAATATGAACTCTATTGTTTGCCAAATCTAGTTGGAATAATTAACCTAATTCTATGGAGGTAGATCACTTTCCTTTTAATTTATTGCAATTCTACTAAAATTTATTATATTTATTGTTTTTATTAGTATATGGAATTAGATATTTGATGGGGTTAAGAAAAATGTATATTAAGCCCTCATAAAATTTATGGTCCTGAATCGAATGATTTAGTTTTACAGTTAAGAAAACATGGCATATCAAAAGTAATATTAGCAGGAATGTCAGCCAATCTATGTATTGAGTCACATTTACGTGAGCTGCTTGAAAATGGATTTGAGGTAGCTGTCATTTACGATGCTACAGCTGGGGCTAGTATAGATGGGTTAAATGGTTACGAAGCGGCTTTGGTTAATTTTAAAATGATAGCAAATGCTGTGTGGAGTACTGATGAAGTTGTTGGACAAATAAAAAAGATAAAATAATCAGATCGTTTATTTAGTTTGTTTATTCATGAGTAGGACCGATAAATATAGTATGACAAATGAAAAGAATAATAATGTAGTTATGCTTTTTCCAATTGTAAAAAAGCTTGAACTTTTGATTGTAAATGCATTCACATCTGGATACTTAAGTAACATATAAGCAACGAACACATTTTCTAAATAGTCGAAAACCGCAGCAATGAGTGGAATAATTAGAGCTCTACTCATTTTTTTATGATTTTGGGTCATGCGTGCTATTAAAAAAGCACCCGATAATCCAAGTAAACCTGGGAAGATTAAATCTAAAGGTATTTGTTGTAGCAAATAAACATATCTTCCTTCTTCACCTAATCCTTCTAATAATCTCATGGCGTAGTCTACATCATAACCAATGAGCTTAAGATCAAATATTTCCATTCCATCTGCCATTTTAGAAACTTTAGGAATTGTGACCTTAAGCATGAAAAAATAAATAACCATTGATGCTGTGAGTAGTATAATCACTTTTGACCATGATGCATGTTTTATAAACCAATGGAACATGCTTACGTTTTTTTTATTCACACTTAGATCCCCCTTTTTATTAACTTATGAAACCTTTAGTTCATTATTATGACAAATAAAAATTACCAATGTAATTAAAAAACCGAAATCTCCATTATAATAGGATTTCGGTAATCGTTGTTCATTTGAAATAAGAATCAATAATTTTTCTATAAGGATAGGGTGAAGTTTCAAAACGCTTTTAATCTTTTTTCATCAGACCTTTAAACCTCTTACAAGAACTTTAACCATCGTATTAATATATTCATCCCAGTTTACCTCATGAAATTTGACTTCCCCAAACTTTTCAAGAAAAAGGAATGCTCCTTCCAAAGTTGAAAAAAATATTAATATATGTGATTTGATATCTACATCATCAATTTTTCCCATATTTTTCATATTCATAAAATAAAGATAAAGTTCTTCTTGAACTCTATTTCTTTCCTCTATAGGAAGAAAAGTGTTTTTATCTAACTCTACATTGTATAAAAACTTCTTGTAAATATAATGATCTTCATTAAAATTCAAAATTATTTTTGCAAGATTGTATAGGTCTGTCTCTAAATCAAAAGCAACCTCATTTTTTAAATAATGAAAGATAAGAGGTTCTAGTACTGGAAAATCATCAAGTATGTTCTTAAGAATTTTATCTTTTGAGCCAAAATGACGATATATGGTTAACTCATTCACATCAATTTTATCGGCAATCATTTTTAC includes the following:
- a CDS encoding sigma-70 family RNA polymerase sigma factor, with product MTTEQQFKQIFKANYSLVVNKINQILSDRAIAEDLAQDVFMQLYNTNWNEIENIPAWLRKSAAYASYNHIRSEKRESERIKKESTSIQETIASSEDQFLHKDEVSNVQAILETMDDRERNLLLMKYSGFSYKEVAHTLGITQTSIGKLLSRARNKFSDLYEQKRGGE
- a CDS encoding isochorismatase family protein; protein product: MYGPESNDLVLQLRKHGISKVILAGMSANLCIESHLRELLENGFEVAVIYDATAGASIDGLNGYEAALVNFKMIANAVWSTDEVVGQIKKIK
- a CDS encoding anti-sigma factor codes for the protein MECCNEQFLQSYLDNELNGEQSEEFEQHLNTCERCKRELDELHTFNEWMEENIEKNTSQIKFEEEEIDAAWNRFEEKLAEQSQISKQENIVHVENYVAKRERKSTAFYKKWVVAASFIVIAASMLAIPQINSGAKAFFSYVQENIFNYTLEYDTESKVIRDVAGNLIVYFEAGQIYDAKDNPISVEEYKRIIASYGGMNIPYNEDDFTLYDDALIRGIDIKGKSEAEIRKAVEEDRMVSLINFEAESIGMELEGETESELRKDFSEKLERTVNEAIENGIQNLKKAYQLDPEIYHNIGIDLTNKTDEEIKIEMYEFLVNGSIDIPYYNKDDLKTNIKVTTPARSVAVQFFGNDVLQADRILTESKELGLDIDGMIISEISDLVNQTKHP
- a CDS encoding TetR/AcrR family transcriptional regulator: MSDTKEKILKASLELFAEHGYKVTTVKMIADKIDVNELTIYRHFGSKDKILKNILDDFPVLEPLIFHYLKNEVAFDLETDLYNLAKIILNFNEDHYIYKKFLYNVELDKNTFLPIEERNRVQEELYLYFMNMKNMGKIDDVDIKSHILIFFSTLEGAFLFLEKFGEVKFHEVNWDEYINTMVKVLVRGLKV
- a CDS encoding M14 family zinc carboxypeptidase, with the protein product MKKNSMILMLCLVLIGSFFGTGQLAQAVGEGPNYNGNETIQNERLHSYDEMVDFLEKVEKRSDEMILEVYGQSIKGRDLYLAKFGENEENPTVLFLTQQHGNEALTTESALEVIKYLTNNSKEVKTILENVNILIAPRLNVDGAEGDVNFSLEDYVSGTHTRYNADGFDLNRDHVNRNQLETKALHENVIQKYEPDYMIDFHHQGTQTTLGDTDEYVSGSILYPTNEGVDSEVRERSKQLGAIVYNAVDAKGYGLLSKYRGGTAPTISRNGLALEYGIATLLFEMRGMADHYYEPYVLGQKSNGYLIQQGVTAMKAVLESFVDDSIETVDTSFWDTLPLSGSKGEEYEDEH